CGGCGGCGCAGGCCAACCCGGTCGCGCCGACGCCCATGAAAGGGTCGATCACCCGTTCCCCGGGGAAGGTGTAGAGCTTTACCAGCCGCTTCGGTATCTCCACCGGGAAGGTGGCCGGGTGGGACTTGTCGGCGGAGCCCCGGACGAACCAAGCGTCCATCGTCCAGGCGTGGAACTCCTCCTTCGTCATGTCGCCGCGGACGCAGGCGCCTCGGCCCTCCCCGCTCGTGATCTTCCGCCCGCGGCCGCCCTTGCTGAAGACCAGGATCGGCTCGCTGGCGCAGCGGATGACCGGGCCGCTGGGCGACATGTAGGTCCCCCATCCGCACCCGCCCCCGCCGAATCCGCCGGAGACGTGGAGGTTCTCCTCGCCCCCTTTGATCCAGATGATCTTGTCGAGGAAGAGGTATCCCGC
The nucleotide sequence above comes from Paludisphaera rhizosphaerae. Encoded proteins:
- a CDS encoding DNA-methyltransferase, with product MHSALLRHGDCREVLPTLDAGSVALAVTSPPYNCGKDYGDGGDSLPWDDYWSFTREWLALLLPALVDGGRLAVNLPWWMGKKPRRDVPYAFKAAALEAGYLFLDKIIWIKGGEENLHVSGGFGGGGCGWGTYMSPSGPVIRCASEPILVFSKGGRGRKITSGEGRGACVRGDMTKEEFHAWTMDAWFVRGSADKSHPATFPVEIPKRLVKLYTFPGERVIDPFMGVGATGLACAAAGRAFIGVERDRGFFDEASRRIEDAGRQGSLFGAA